Proteins encoded together in one Rossellomorea sp. y25 window:
- a CDS encoding amylo-alpha-1,6-glucosidase, whose product MNSTHKLTSGDLQFTFLNSGDLFEINHASTMINQLLTNPIDGSLNNLYLRIYHSSEIEIVPLIGVQSTSEVSFSESQVKWSGNHKALQYEVTFTLSQTGVWFWDVMVDGQDAEIDVIYGQDLGLADKGGVRSNEAYMSQYVDHKVFEDSQKGFVVCSRQNQPQSNGFPYIQQGAIGKTVGYSTDGFQFFGLSYKETNQPEILTKPTLANEVYQYEFAYTALQSEKVRLSGQEHFVFYGLFRENHSEAITTLEYQQEVEHAWIEVQQLKENFSAPIEKVILSPEIGEPLQTEEMSKEEIDGLFTERHTEEWDGDRLLSFFTDTHEHVVLKEKEWVVERPHGHILMSGGNHELKEGTITTTSFMYGVFNSQLVIGNTSFNKMLTNTRNHLNVMKTSGQRIYVEIEGVYRLLTMPSLFELGFNYARWYYKTQDDTIIITNYTTVDTPEVRLHVRSKNGKQNRYLVSNQVTMNNNEYEVPYKLEKNGDILSISADSQSESSEAYPHLCYRIKVDGADMSVENEERLGRNVEVGSASLCVLDLTATSEWTMTIQGLLHGEDREFEEPDMNSEIERYREYYHLVMSGFKLSQHGEIPSELAKVNSLAWWYTHNMLVHFSVPHGLEQYGGAAWGTRDVCQGPTEYFMATHNYQSVKDIIKTVYSHQYEDNGNWPQWFMFDRYFKIQQDDSHGDIIVWPLKVVGDYIAATNDYNILEEEIPYTTRDGFGFSEEKATLLHHIHKEIDYIKEHFLYDTYLSSYGDGDWDDTLQPANPQLKKFMASSWTVALTYQVLNRLSNVLEGVRNEEASEFKALASGIQNDYNRYILQNDVIPGFVYMEDPAHAELMLHPTDTKTGIEYRLLPMNRSIISELFTPEQAESHYKLVKEHLYCPDGVRLMNRPANYKGGVSTHFKRAEQAANFGREIGLQYVHAHIRFVEAMAKLGNTEEVWKGLEIINPVGLTEVVPNAERRQSNAYFSSSDGKFNTRYEAQERFNELRAGTVPVKGGWRIYSSGPGIYMNQLISNCLGIRQEAEDLIIDPVLPEKFDGLTFDFKFMNRPVTFTYHTGEKSGHIVVNGEKVDTEEVSNRYRSGGMRIKREVLEGLLSEESNRIEVFM is encoded by the coding sequence ATGAATTCTACGCATAAGCTTACATCCGGTGATCTTCAATTCACCTTTTTAAATAGTGGCGATCTTTTTGAAATAAACCATGCATCTACCATGATCAATCAATTATTGACGAATCCCATCGACGGCTCGTTAAACAACCTTTACTTACGAATCTATCACTCATCTGAAATCGAGATTGTTCCATTAATCGGTGTTCAATCGACTAGTGAAGTCTCGTTTTCAGAATCACAGGTGAAATGGTCAGGGAACCATAAGGCTCTTCAATATGAAGTAACGTTTACATTGTCACAAACTGGGGTTTGGTTCTGGGATGTGATGGTGGATGGACAGGACGCAGAGATCGATGTCATTTATGGACAGGATTTGGGATTGGCAGATAAAGGCGGCGTCCGCTCGAATGAAGCCTATATGTCCCAATATGTGGATCACAAAGTATTTGAAGACAGTCAAAAAGGATTTGTCGTCTGTTCCCGTCAAAACCAGCCACAATCGAATGGTTTTCCGTATATTCAGCAAGGGGCCATTGGAAAAACGGTTGGCTATTCGACGGACGGATTCCAATTTTTCGGCTTATCCTACAAGGAAACAAACCAACCTGAAATCTTGACGAAGCCTACATTGGCAAACGAAGTCTATCAATATGAATTTGCTTATACGGCCCTGCAATCAGAGAAGGTCCGATTATCAGGACAAGAACATTTTGTCTTCTACGGTCTATTTAGAGAAAACCATTCTGAAGCGATCACAACGTTAGAATATCAACAAGAAGTAGAACATGCATGGATTGAAGTGCAGCAGCTTAAGGAAAATTTCAGTGCTCCAATTGAAAAAGTGATTCTATCACCTGAAATTGGCGAACCTCTTCAAACGGAAGAGATGTCCAAAGAAGAAATTGATGGTCTATTTACTGAGCGTCATACGGAAGAATGGGATGGCGACCGTTTGCTTTCCTTTTTCACAGACACGCACGAACATGTCGTGTTAAAAGAAAAAGAATGGGTTGTTGAACGCCCTCATGGACACATCCTCATGTCTGGGGGAAATCATGAGCTGAAGGAAGGGACCATTACAACCACTTCCTTCATGTATGGAGTATTCAACTCCCAACTGGTGATTGGAAATACATCGTTCAACAAGATGTTAACGAATACCCGGAATCATTTAAACGTCATGAAAACGTCCGGTCAACGCATTTATGTTGAGATTGAAGGAGTGTATCGTTTACTAACCATGCCTTCCTTATTTGAATTAGGCTTCAACTATGCGCGCTGGTATTACAAGACACAGGATGACACAATCATCATCACAAATTATACGACGGTTGATACACCTGAAGTCCGGCTGCACGTACGATCTAAGAACGGAAAACAGAACCGTTATCTTGTTTCGAATCAGGTTACAATGAACAACAATGAATATGAAGTCCCTTATAAGCTTGAAAAAAATGGGGATATCCTCTCCATTTCTGCTGATTCTCAATCTGAAAGCAGCGAAGCGTACCCTCATCTTTGTTATAGAATAAAGGTCGATGGGGCTGACATGAGCGTGGAGAACGAGGAAAGATTGGGTCGGAATGTAGAAGTGGGAAGTGCATCACTTTGTGTACTCGACCTAACCGCGACATCAGAATGGACCATGACCATTCAAGGTCTTCTTCACGGGGAAGATAGAGAATTCGAAGAGCCTGATATGAACAGTGAAATTGAGCGCTATCGAGAGTACTATCATCTAGTTATGAGTGGATTCAAGCTTTCTCAACATGGGGAGATTCCAAGTGAACTGGCCAAAGTCAATTCCTTAGCATGGTGGTACACCCACAACATGCTTGTACATTTTTCCGTACCACATGGACTGGAGCAATACGGCGGAGCGGCTTGGGGAACCCGGGATGTGTGCCAGGGCCCGACGGAATACTTCATGGCGACTCACAACTACCAAAGTGTGAAAGATATCATCAAAACCGTCTATTCCCATCAATATGAAGACAACGGCAATTGGCCGCAATGGTTCATGTTTGACCGTTACTTCAAGATTCAGCAGGATGATAGCCACGGAGATATCATTGTTTGGCCATTAAAGGTTGTCGGTGACTATATCGCAGCGACCAATGATTACAACATTCTGGAAGAAGAAATCCCTTATACGACCCGGGACGGCTTTGGTTTTTCAGAGGAAAAAGCGACGCTATTACATCATATTCATAAAGAAATCGACTATATTAAAGAACATTTCTTATATGACACATATCTTTCGTCATACGGTGATGGAGATTGGGATGATACACTTCAACCGGCAAACCCCCAGCTGAAAAAATTCATGGCGAGCAGCTGGACAGTAGCCCTTACCTATCAGGTATTGAATCGATTATCTAATGTACTTGAGGGAGTCCGGAATGAAGAAGCTTCGGAATTCAAGGCACTTGCATCAGGAATTCAGAATGATTATAATCGCTATATTTTACAAAATGATGTGATACCAGGCTTTGTATACATGGAAGATCCGGCACATGCAGAATTAATGCTTCACCCGACGGACACGAAAACGGGCATAGAGTATCGACTTCTGCCGATGAACCGCAGTATCATTTCTGAATTATTCACTCCGGAACAAGCAGAATCCCATTACAAATTGGTGAAGGAACACCTCTATTGTCCAGACGGGGTCCGGTTGATGAACCGCCCTGCAAACTACAAAGGTGGAGTAAGCACACATTTCAAACGAGCAGAACAAGCAGCTAATTTCGGCCGGGAAATCGGTCTGCAATATGTTCACGCCCATATTCGCTTTGTAGAAGCCATGGCGAAGCTCGGAAATACGGAGGAAGTGTGGAAAGGACTTGAAATCATCAATCCGGTCGGGTTGACAGAAGTCGTTCCAAACGCTGAAAGAAGACAAAGTAACGCATACTTCAGCAGCTCCGACGGTAAATTCAATACAAGATACGAGGCGCAGGAACGGTTCAACGAGCTGCGCGCAGGGACCGTACCGGTAAAAGGCGGCTGGAGAATCTATTCAAGCGGACCTGGAATCTACATGAACCAATTAATATCCAACTGCCTGGGCATCCGTCAAGAAGCGGAAGATTTGATCATTGATCCCGTTTTACCAGAGAAATTTGACGGATTGACCTTTGATTTCAAATTTATGAATCGTCCAGTTACATTCACTTATCACACGGGAGAAAAGAGCGGCCACATTGTGGTTAATGGTGAAAAAGTGGATACTGAAGAGGTATCTAACCGATATCGTTCGGGTGGTATGAGGATTAAACGAGAGGTACTTGAGGGTCTATTGAGTGAGGAAAGTAATCGAATTGAAGTGTTTATGTAA
- a CDS encoding sigma-70 family RNA polymerase sigma factor, giving the protein MDPLIEKAKNGSEHAFRMLIEMHKQYVFKCIFGVLRNQKDAEDASQEVWMKIYTSLPQYGHQGFKTWMTRIAVNHAIDCKRRQARQEEELVDELPVKESEDAIERRLLRKEQKQLVLRHLEEVPESYREVIEGFYIKEKSYQELANEQHVQVKTIETKLYRARLWMRKHWKEEDFI; this is encoded by the coding sequence GTGGATCCGCTAATTGAAAAGGCGAAGAATGGAAGTGAGCATGCGTTTCGGATGTTGATCGAAATGCATAAGCAGTATGTTTTTAAATGCATCTTCGGGGTTCTGCGAAATCAGAAAGATGCTGAAGATGCATCACAGGAAGTCTGGATGAAGATTTACACCTCTCTCCCTCAGTACGGGCATCAAGGGTTTAAGACATGGATGACGAGAATTGCGGTGAACCATGCCATTGATTGTAAGCGAAGGCAGGCAAGACAGGAGGAAGAGCTGGTCGACGAGCTCCCTGTAAAAGAGTCAGAGGACGCTATAGAAAGACGATTACTAAGAAAAGAACAAAAGCAGCTCGTGTTGAGGCATTTAGAAGAAGTTCCCGAATCGTACAGAGAAGTGATTGAAGGGTTCTACATAAAAGAAAAGTCCTATCAGGAGCTTGCAAATGAACAGCATGTGCAGGTGAAAACGATTGAAACAAAGCTGTACCGGGCAAGGCTATGGATGAGGAAGCATTGGAAGGAGGAGGATTTCATATGA
- a CDS encoding DUF3231 family protein: MSLHPKTNLTSAEMATLWSTYQSDTLALCVFEYFIAKNQDPDTASILRLAQEKSELHIEFISSIFKEEQIPIPVGFSKEKDVFPDAPSIYGDTFFLMYLRQMAKVGMITYSGALALTVREDILEFFQQALQFSGDLYKKTTETGKEKGILVRPPYIDYPEKVEFIKEKSYMSSSLNPFVNRRPLNAIEISHLFLNTETNLLGSMIATSFAQMAQSKEVRKFMTRTQEIAQKHLNIFSDALINNDMQAPMSWDTNVKASTTAAFSDKLMMFHTTLISNAGMGNYGTAAAASMRADLVSNYFRLILEVAELGKSGADIMIDNGWLEEPPQSADRKKLAEDK, from the coding sequence ATGTCACTTCATCCCAAAACAAATTTAACCTCAGCTGAAATGGCCACTCTTTGGTCCACCTATCAAAGCGACACTTTGGCCCTTTGTGTATTTGAATATTTTATTGCAAAAAATCAGGATCCCGATACAGCATCCATTCTTCGCTTAGCACAAGAAAAATCTGAACTGCACATTGAATTCATCTCAAGCATTTTCAAAGAAGAACAAATCCCTATCCCTGTTGGATTTTCAAAGGAAAAGGACGTATTCCCTGATGCCCCGTCCATTTATGGCGACACCTTTTTCTTGATGTATCTACGGCAAATGGCCAAGGTTGGAATGATTACCTATAGTGGAGCCCTTGCCCTGACCGTGAGAGAAGACATTCTTGAGTTCTTTCAACAAGCCCTTCAGTTTTCTGGTGACCTCTACAAAAAAACGACGGAAACTGGAAAAGAAAAAGGAATATTAGTCAGACCTCCGTATATTGATTATCCTGAAAAGGTTGAGTTTATCAAGGAAAAATCATATATGAGCTCCAGCCTGAATCCATTTGTCAATAGACGGCCGCTGAATGCCATTGAAATCTCCCATCTCTTCCTTAACACGGAAACCAATTTACTCGGGAGCATGATTGCTACAAGCTTCGCTCAAATGGCGCAATCAAAAGAAGTAAGAAAATTCATGACCAGGACACAGGAAATTGCTCAAAAACACCTCAATATCTTCAGTGATGCACTGATCAATAACGATATGCAGGCTCCCATGTCTTGGGATACCAATGTAAAAGCTTCAACCACCGCTGCTTTTTCAGATAAATTGATGATGTTCCACACCACCCTGATAAGCAATGCCGGGATGGGGAACTATGGTACAGCTGCAGCGGCAAGTATGAGAGCTGACCTGGTATCGAATTATTTCAGACTCATACTCGAGGTCGCTGAATTAGGTAAAAGTGGCGCGGACATCATGATCGATAATGGTTGGCTGGAAGAACCACCTCAGTCTGCTGATCGAAAAAAGTTGGCGGAGGATAAGTGA
- a CDS encoding CBO0543 family protein — MLLMWITIFALNGLVYMVRKRLSIIAMYVTSLFSVYLALFADSILGGMFKLYSYFEAGVDWIDFVGAIGIYPAINILFLALFPAKKNVIVKGMYILGWSLFALSYEFFAAHYSSFFQYSGWRLIYSVPIYPILFLILLFNFRFVDKLRDVKTTYFHLSPLEWYGSLFFILYMNLFIDAVLKGKYELYYYVVKDVHPVDFFYRWIVVCVPLLIFLSRQSKHPTLWRYLVWIAVLSVIQQCTAALNLFHTNNWNLSLSIIQFAIILLLSWLNLRILRYMKRGTDL; from the coding sequence ATGCTATTGATGTGGATAACAATCTTTGCCCTGAATGGTTTAGTTTATATGGTAAGAAAAAGGCTTTCGATCATCGCGATGTACGTCACCTCTTTGTTTTCGGTTTATTTAGCTTTATTTGCAGATTCCATTTTGGGTGGAATGTTCAAGTTATATTCCTATTTCGAAGCAGGGGTGGACTGGATTGATTTTGTAGGTGCAATTGGCATTTACCCAGCGATTAATATCCTGTTTCTAGCTTTATTTCCTGCAAAGAAGAATGTGATCGTCAAGGGGATGTACATACTGGGCTGGTCACTATTTGCGTTAAGTTATGAGTTTTTTGCCGCCCACTATTCTTCCTTCTTTCAATACAGTGGCTGGAGATTGATATACTCGGTTCCGATTTATCCTATTTTGTTTCTGATCTTGTTATTTAATTTTCGATTCGTTGATAAATTGCGCGATGTAAAGACAACGTACTTTCATTTGTCCCCACTGGAGTGGTACGGAAGCTTATTCTTCATTCTATATATGAATTTGTTTATAGATGCCGTATTGAAGGGGAAATATGAGCTATATTATTATGTTGTGAAAGATGTACATCCGGTTGATTTCTTTTATCGGTGGATAGTGGTATGTGTTCCACTTTTGATTTTTCTGAGCAGGCAATCGAAACATCCCACTCTATGGAGATACCTTGTTTGGATTGCAGTCCTAAGTGTGATTCAACAATGCACGGCAGCACTCAACCTCTTTCACACCAACAATTGGAACCTGTCTCTCTCCATCATCCAATTTGCGATTATCCTCCTCCTATCTTGGCTGAACCTGCGTATCCTCCGGTATATGAAGCGAGGGACGGACCTCTAA
- the hflX gene encoding GTPase HflX: MEERLKAIAIGVNTKDKNNDFEYSMLELNGLAEARHIDVVGELTQNLPRPNHVHYIGKGKIEELLPLIEEWGAEVLISNDELSPSQIRVLEEKLDIRVMDRTMLILDIFAERAKTREAQLQVEVAQLQYMLPRLIGRRESLGRQGGGSGLANRGAGETKLELDRRRIEEKITTLNKELDSLVDLRSTQRKQRRKSEIPVVSLVGYTNAGKSTTMNAFVEKFHPNENKQVFEKDMLFATLETSVRNITLPDKKAFLLTDTVGFVNKLPHQLVKAFRSTLEEVVEADLIIHVVDYSDPHYEKLMKVTDRTLEELGIGDIPVIYAFNKAELMGEEIPRVEKDRIYFSAKNRLGIDELLQVVRSYIFKDYKRCQMLIPFDKGHLISYFNENANVLETEYEENGTIMTLECKVSDFEKYQQFVIQE; the protein is encoded by the coding sequence ATGGAAGAACGTTTAAAAGCAATCGCCATAGGCGTTAATACAAAGGATAAGAATAATGACTTCGAATATTCGATGCTTGAGTTGAATGGATTGGCAGAAGCTAGGCATATTGATGTAGTCGGTGAACTGACTCAAAACCTGCCCCGACCGAATCATGTTCATTATATTGGTAAGGGGAAAATTGAAGAGCTCCTGCCACTCATTGAAGAATGGGGAGCGGAGGTGCTTATTTCCAATGATGAGCTGTCTCCTTCGCAAATTCGTGTCCTTGAGGAGAAACTCGATATTCGGGTCATGGACCGGACGATGTTGATTCTCGATATCTTCGCAGAACGTGCGAAAACCCGGGAAGCGCAACTTCAAGTGGAGGTAGCTCAGCTGCAATATATGCTGCCGCGTTTGATTGGACGCCGTGAGTCATTAGGCCGTCAAGGAGGAGGATCTGGACTCGCAAATCGTGGTGCGGGTGAAACGAAGCTCGAGCTAGATCGACGCCGAATTGAAGAGAAAATCACAACGTTGAATAAAGAGCTTGATTCGCTTGTTGATTTGCGAAGCACACAACGTAAGCAGCGTAGAAAGAGTGAAATTCCCGTCGTATCCCTCGTCGGATACACAAATGCAGGGAAATCGACGACTATGAACGCTTTCGTAGAAAAGTTCCATCCAAACGAGAACAAGCAAGTGTTTGAAAAGGATATGCTATTCGCGACCCTTGAAACCTCGGTGAGGAATATCACCTTACCGGACAAAAAGGCATTTCTCCTGACAGATACGGTTGGGTTCGTTAACAAACTGCCCCATCAGCTGGTCAAGGCGTTCCGTTCTACTCTTGAAGAAGTCGTGGAGGCCGATCTCATCATTCATGTTGTCGATTATTCCGATCCTCACTACGAGAAATTGATGAAGGTGACTGATCGAACCCTTGAAGAACTGGGGATAGGTGATATACCCGTCATCTACGCGTTTAACAAAGCCGAACTGATGGGAGAAGAGATACCCAGAGTGGAAAAGGACCGCATTTATTTTTCCGCAAAAAATAGACTCGGGATCGACGAGCTGCTTCAAGTGGTGAGAAGTTATATTTTTAAGGACTATAAACGCTGTCAAATGCTGATCCCATTTGATAAAGGACATTTGATTTCTTATTTTAATGAGAATGCGAATGTGTTAGAAACCGAGTATGAAGAAAATGGAACGATAATGACCCTTGAGTGCAAGGTAAGTGACTTTGAAAAATATCAACAGTTTGTCATTCAAGAATAA
- a CDS encoding thiamine-binding protein, whose translation MPTLTVGFQTMPNGKDVDTNGIIPKMIEVVKESGLTYEVGPMETVVEGEYDKIMSVIKESQEVGIQHGATEVFTNIKMHYKSDGVSIADKKKDV comes from the coding sequence ATGCCAACATTAACAGTAGGATTTCAAACTATGCCAAACGGAAAAGACGTGGATACAAATGGAATTATCCCCAAAATGATCGAAGTGGTAAAAGAATCGGGTTTAACATACGAAGTAGGGCCGATGGAAACGGTGGTCGAAGGTGAATATGATAAAATTATGAGCGTTATTAAAGAAAGCCAGGAAGTAGGGATACAACACGGAGCAACTGAGGTTTTCACCAATATCAAAATGCATTATAAATCAGACGGAGTATCTATCGCAGATAAAAAGAAGGATGTGTGA
- a CDS encoding carbohydrate-binding protein has translation MFFPRRYPVIPYDVQQECYPYWPEVRNHYEDGLLPHTYQQFYPPYEQPREFTYYPQQLNYYDPYQGFYDQPVYEDPFDWRASWREWEDLGAPPRGMKGSPAVSSWQANRLDTFVRGENDRMYHKWWNGSRWSNWEDLGAPRRGLRSSPAAVSWGPNRIDTFVRGNRDTLWHKWWDGSRWNEWEDLGGPPRGFKGDPTVASWQANRLDVFVQGNDNNLWHKWWDGSRWSQWENLGAPRGGLRDSPGAVSWGPNRIDCFVRGNNDRMWHKWWNGSRWSNWEDLGSPPRGFEGAPAASSWAPNRIDTFVRGDNNNMWHKWWNGSRWSNWEDLGAPRGGVRSSPGAVSWGRNRVDAFVRGRNDHMWHKWYA, from the coding sequence ATGTTTTTTCCACGACGATATCCTGTGATACCGTATGATGTTCAACAAGAATGCTATCCGTATTGGCCAGAAGTCAGAAACCATTATGAAGATGGTCTGTTGCCACATACTTATCAACAGTTCTATCCACCATACGAACAACCACGTGAGTTCACGTATTATCCACAACAGCTTAACTATTATGATCCTTATCAGGGATTCTATGACCAACCTGTCTACGAAGATCCATTTGATTGGCGGGCAAGCTGGAGAGAATGGGAGGACCTTGGTGCACCGCCGCGGGGGATGAAGGGGTCACCGGCCGTTTCTTCCTGGCAGGCGAACCGCTTGGATACGTTTGTTCGAGGTGAGAACGATAGAATGTATCACAAATGGTGGAACGGTTCCCGCTGGAGTAATTGGGAAGATCTTGGAGCTCCGCGAAGAGGTTTAAGGAGTTCGCCTGCGGCCGTGTCTTGGGGGCCGAATCGTATTGATACGTTTGTCAGAGGGAATCGGGATACACTTTGGCATAAGTGGTGGGATGGCTCGAGATGGAATGAATGGGAAGACCTTGGGGGACCACCACGTGGGTTTAAGGGAGATCCGACGGTTGCGTCATGGCAAGCAAATCGTCTCGATGTTTTCGTGCAAGGGAATGACAACAATCTCTGGCATAAATGGTGGGACGGAAGCCGATGGAGCCAATGGGAAAACCTTGGTGCTCCAAGAGGCGGCTTGAGGGATTCACCAGGTGCTGTATCCTGGGGGCCGAATCGAATCGATTGCTTTGTAAGAGGAAACAATGACCGGATGTGGCATAAGTGGTGGAATGGTTCCCGCTGGAGTAACTGGGAGGACCTGGGCTCACCGCCTAGAGGATTCGAAGGCGCTCCCGCAGCATCATCATGGGCCCCGAACCGGATCGATACCTTTGTCCGTGGTGACAACAACAATATGTGGCACAAATGGTGGAATGGTTCCCGCTGGAGTAATTGGGAAGACCTTGGAGCACCAAGAGGAGGCGTTCGTTCTTCACCGGGAGCAGTGTCCTGGGGCCGTAACCGAGTGGATGCCTTTGTAAGAGGCAGAAATGATCATATGTGGCATAAGTGGTATGCTTGA
- a CDS encoding DMT family transporter — protein sequence MKFAGIGLVMLAAICWGISGGIADVLMNKGWDPIVISLYRGVVGFICFFVWFLLRFRQNRGISTRLYIWSLIAGVGVAGNFTFYFLSIEASSVAVAATLMYTAPVFVLLISFLLRIEDSTWFKWGCITGVLLGIILLTGAYNTESISVSFLGMAAGLAAGLSYALFIFGFKNASSIGNPHTTLTIAFFSFCLILFLFTDKGEAAAVLASRDIGWFLLLGILGAGLSFILYVTGIRWTTPANASMVAMVEPVTASLFGVLVIGDQLTGIQIVGMVVILVTITVLSVKQSD from the coding sequence ATGAAATTTGCAGGTATAGGTTTAGTTATGCTGGCCGCTATATGCTGGGGCATTAGTGGGGGGATTGCCGATGTTTTAATGAACAAGGGATGGGATCCCATTGTGATCTCACTTTACAGGGGGGTTGTTGGATTTATATGTTTTTTTGTGTGGTTTCTCCTTCGCTTTAGACAAAATCGGGGCATCTCTACCCGTTTATATATATGGTCTCTAATTGCAGGTGTTGGTGTTGCTGGAAATTTCACTTTTTATTTTCTAAGTATCGAAGCCTCAAGCGTTGCGGTTGCCGCTACTTTAATGTACACCGCACCTGTGTTCGTCCTATTAATCTCCTTCTTATTACGAATAGAAGATTCTACTTGGTTTAAATGGGGCTGTATTACCGGGGTTCTTTTGGGGATCATCCTGCTTACAGGTGCCTACAATACTGAATCGATTTCAGTGAGTTTTTTAGGTATGGCGGCGGGACTTGCTGCTGGCCTTTCCTATGCTTTGTTTATATTCGGGTTTAAAAATGCGTCTTCTATCGGAAACCCACACACCACGCTAACCATTGCTTTTTTTTCATTTTGTCTCATCCTTTTTCTCTTTACGGATAAGGGTGAAGCAGCTGCTGTGTTGGCGTCAAGGGATATAGGATGGTTTTTACTTTTAGGGATCCTCGGGGCTGGACTGTCCTTTATATTGTATGTGACTGGAATTCGATGGACCACTCCGGCAAATGCTTCGATGGTCGCTATGGTAGAGCCGGTGACAGCCTCATTATTTGGCGTTCTGGTTATCGGGGATCAATTGACGGGCATTCAAATTGTTGGCATGGTGGTTATACTGGTTACGATCACCGTACTTAGCGTGAAGCAGTCCGACTGA
- a CDS encoding sodium:alanine symporter family protein has product MLDVLDKINSFLWGTPSLVLLFGTGLFLTFMLKGLQFRKLLYAFKLAFTKEEPSSSADKSEGDISNFKTLMTALSATIGNGNIAGVATALTIGGPGAIFWMWVVGLLGMATKYAEALLAMKYRVKNKNGEYSGGPMYYVEKGLGSKWKWLAVAFALFGAFAALGIGNSVQSNTIADVMTSSFQISNLVTGIVLAVLTGLIIFGGIQRISTVASFFVPIMAFLYIGGSLIIIVLNYDMIIPAFEMIFYYAFNPVAAAGGFTGIIISEAIRSGVSRGIFSNEAGLGTAALIAGNAKTDHPVKQALVAMTGTFIVTIVVCTMTGLVLLITGFWDPTGGAISGVEHAPSLDGGALTSAAFGHALGTVGEYIVSFSVIFFGFSTIVGWYMYGEKCFEYLTNYRFANSYRLIYILATGLGAVANLELVWAFADMSNALMMIPNLIALILLYKVIVRETNHYFNEYMPMMQAQPRKKAS; this is encoded by the coding sequence ATGTTAGATGTGCTAGACAAGATTAATTCATTCTTATGGGGGACACCAAGTTTAGTACTGTTATTTGGGACAGGCCTTTTCTTGACTTTTATGCTTAAAGGGCTGCAGTTCAGAAAGCTATTGTATGCATTTAAACTTGCTTTTACAAAAGAAGAACCCTCTTCTTCTGCTGACAAATCGGAAGGAGATATCAGTAACTTCAAAACGTTGATGACAGCTCTGTCAGCGACAATCGGTAACGGAAACATTGCCGGTGTTGCGACGGCATTGACGATTGGCGGACCCGGGGCCATTTTCTGGATGTGGGTTGTCGGCCTACTCGGTATGGCGACGAAATACGCAGAAGCGCTGCTTGCGATGAAGTACCGTGTGAAAAATAAAAACGGTGAATACTCCGGAGGACCGATGTATTACGTTGAAAAAGGTCTCGGAAGCAAGTGGAAGTGGCTTGCTGTTGCGTTTGCTTTATTCGGTGCATTTGCTGCCCTGGGAATCGGAAACAGCGTACAGTCCAATACGATTGCAGACGTCATGACATCAAGCTTTCAAATTAGCAATCTCGTAACAGGAATCGTTTTAGCCGTCCTGACAGGTTTGATCATCTTTGGAGGGATTCAACGGATCAGTACCGTCGCGTCCTTCTTTGTACCGATCATGGCATTCCTGTACATTGGCGGTTCATTGATCATCATCGTACTGAATTATGACATGATCATTCCGGCATTTGAAATGATTTTCTATTATGCGTTCAATCCTGTAGCTGCAGCTGGTGGTTTCACCGGGATCATTATCAGTGAAGCGATCCGCAGCGGGGTTTCACGTGGGATTTTCTCCAATGAGGCAGGACTTGGTACGGCTGCATTGATTGCAGGTAATGCGAAAACCGATCATCCGGTTAAACAGGCACTTGTCGCCATGACGGGTACGTTCATTGTGACAATCGTCGTCTGTACGATGACGGGGCTGGTCCTCTTGATCACAGGCTTCTGGGATCCGACAGGAGGAGCGATATCGGGTGTCGAGCATGCACCAAGTCTTGACGGCGGAGCACTGACGAGTGCGGCATTTGGACACGCCCTCGGTACTGTCGGGGAATACATCGTATCGTTCTCCGTCATCTTCTTCGGATTCTCGACGATCGTTGGCTGGTATATGTACGGCGAGAAATGCTTCGAGTATTTGACAAATTATCGTTTTGCAAACTCCTACAGACTCATTTACATTTTAGCAACCGGACTTGGTGCCGTTGCAAACCTGGAACTCGTATGGGCATTCGCTGATATGTCTAACGCCTTGATGATGATTCCGAACCTGATCGCCCTTATTTTACTTTATAAGGTCATCGTTCGTGAAACGAATCATTACTTCAATGAATACATGCCTATGATGCAAGCTCAACCAAGGAAGAAAGCCAGTTAA